Within the Bradyrhizobium ottawaense genome, the region ATGTGCGGCGGAAAACGCAAACGTCCCGCCAGCGACGAGGATGAGGATACGACGATCGCCTCCTCGGGCAGTGCCAGCGGCGAAAGCCCGGCGATGTTCTTCACCTCGGGGCTGCAGGCGCCGATGGCGAAACCTTCGGAATTGCTGGCGACGGGGCCCGCGGCTTCGGAACCCATGGTGGTCTATACCGGCCCGAAGAAGACCGGCCCCGCTTTGATCGCGGCCGTTGCGGTCGATACCGAAAAGCAGACGCCGGCCAAACGTGGCAAGAAATTGCGCGTCGCGGTGCACAAGCCTGCCGCTGCGGCGGCGCCCAAGGCAGAGGCCAAACCCGATGCCAAGCCGGCCGCGGTCCGCCATGCCAGCGCCAGGCCGGATGCCGCGGCCAAGCCCACCGAAAAGCCGGCGGCGTCTGCCGAGAAGCCGAAGCCCGCCAAGCCAAAGGCCGCCGCGAAGCCCAAGAGCGACGCCAAGCCGGCCGGTTAACCGCCCGCATATTCAGGCAATTTTTGCGCGTTCCGGGCGGCCGCGGCCGATCCCTTGATGCGTCCAGAGCGCGCAGCCGCTTGCCATCGGCGGCGGCATTCTCAATACTGCCAAAAACAAGGCGTCCCGGCCGAAACAACCAGGGAAAATCAGTTGCGTTTTCGCGTGCAGAAGACGCTTCAAACAAAGAATGAGGGCCTTGGCTCCGATCCGATCGGAACCAGAAGGGCTCTAAACCAGAGGGGAAATACCATGGAGCGGATCTGGCTCAAGCAATATCCGGCCGGCGTGCCCGCCGATATCGACGTCGCCCAGTACTCGTCGCTGGTCGAGCTGCTGGAAGAAAGCTTTGCGAAGTTCAGCGATCGCAAGGCCTTCATCTGCATGGACAAGTCGATCAGCTACCGCGACCTCGACGAGATGTCGGCAGCCCTCGGCGCCTATCTGCAGAGCAAGGGCCTGCAGAAGGGCGCCCGCGTCGCACTGATGATGCCGAACGTGCTGCAATATCCGGTCTCGACCGCCGCCGTGCTGCGCGCCGGCTATGCGGTGGTCAACGTCAATCCGCTCTACACCCCGCGTGAGCTCGAACATCAACTCAAGGATTCCGGCGCTGAGGCGATCGTGGTGCTGGAGAATTTCGCCACCACGGTGCAGCAGGTTATCGCCAGAACCGCGGTCAAGCATGTGATCGTCGGCAGCATGGGCGACCTGCTCGGCCTCAAGGGCATGATCGTCAACCTGGTGGTCCGCAAGGTCAAGAAGATGGTGCCGGCCTACAACATTCCGGGCGCCGTCAGCTTCAACGAAGCGCTCGCCGCCGGCCGCGGCATGAAGCTTAACAAGCCGCAGCTCACCCGCGACGATGTCGCCTTCCTGCAATATACCGGCGGCACCACCGGCGTTTCCAAGGGCGCGACGCTGTTGCACAAGAACATCCTCGCCAACGTGCTGCAGAACGACGCCTGGCTTCAGCCGGCGCTCAAGAAGCCGCCGATTGTCGATCAGATGGTCATCGTCTGCGCGCTGCCGCTCTATCACATCTTCGCGCTGACCGCGTGCTACCTGCTGGGAGTCCGCACCGGCGGCACCAACCTGTTGATCCCGAACCCGCGCGACATGGCCGGCTTCGTCAAGGAGCTGGCGAAGTACCAGGTCAGCTTTTTCCCTGCCGTCAACACGCTCTACAATGGTCTGTTGAACACGCCAGGGTTCGACAAGCTCGATTTCTCCAAGCTGAAAATATCCAACGGCGGCGGCATGGCGACGCAAAAACCGGTTGCCGAGAAGTGGCTGAAAACCACCGGCTGCGCGCTGTCGGAAGGCTATGGCTTGTCCGAAACCTCGCCGACGCTGACCTGCAACCGCGCCGACATCGAGCAGTTCTCGGGTACGATCGGCCTTCCCGTGCCGTCGACCTATCTCTCGATCCGCGACGACGACGGCAACGAGGTGCCGATCGGCGAGGCCGGCGAAATCTGCGCCAAGGGTCCGCAGGTGATGGCCGGCTACTGGCAGCGGCCGGAGGAGACCGCGAACGTGATGACGGCGGACGGCTATTTCCGCACCGGCGACATCGGCGTGATGGACGCCGACGGCTATACCAAGATCGTCGACCGCAAGAAGGACATGATCCTGGTCTCCGGCTTCAACGTCTATCCCAACGAGATCGAGGAAGTGATCGCAAGCCACCCCGGCGTGCTGGAATGCGCCGTGATCGGCGTCCAGGACGCCAAGTCGGGCGAGGCGGTCAAGGCCTTCATTGTCAAGAAGGACCCGAACGTCACGCCGGAGGAAATCATCAAGTACTGCGGCACCCAGCTCACCGCCTACAAGGTCCCCAAGCAGATCGAGTTCAGGGCGGATCTACCCAAGACCAATGTCGGCAAGATCCTGCGCCGCGAACTGCGCGACGAGAAGAAGGCCGCGGCCTGAGCATGCGGACCTCTCGGCATGACCGAGACTGACGTCGCGCCAGCCGGTATTCTGGCTTTCTGGCGCGACGCCGGCCCTGACCGCTGGTACACGCGCGACGACGATTTCGATGCCGGTGTACGCGGGCGGTATCTGGGCCTGTGGCAGCGAGCCGTGGCCGGTGAATTGGCGTCGTGGGAAACGAGCGATGACGGCGCGCTGGCGCTCGTTATCGTGCTCGACCAGTTTCCCCGCAACATGTTCCGCGGCAGCTCGAAGACCTATGCCAGCGATGCGCTGGCGCGCGATGTGGCGCGGCGCGCCATCGCCCGCTGCGTCGACACGCGGATCGATCCGGGCTTACGTGAATTTCTCTATCTGCCCTTCATGCATTCGGAAGAATTAGCCGACCAGATGCGCTGCATCGAGTTGTTGCAGCGGGCGGGTCTGGCTGAAAGCGCGAAATGGGCGGAGCACCATGCCGATATCATCCGCCGCTTCGGGCGTTTCCCGCATCGCAACGGCATGCTCGGCCGCGCGAACACCGCCGACGAGCAAGCTTTCCTGGACGAAGGAGGCTTTTCCCCCTGATGACGGAAGCGTGAACAGGCATCACCGTTGCCGTTTCCGCCCCGCTCAATATTGTGCCAGCCGCCTGCCCGGTCTAAGAAACACCCGCACATTCAAGGAGAATTGACGATGACCATCAGTGTTGGCGACAAGCTGCCGGAAGCCAAGTTTCGCGTGATGACGGCGGAAGGTCCGCAGGTCAAAACCACCGACGATATTTTCAAGGGCAAGAAGGTCGCGCTGTTCGCGGTGCCCGGCGCCTATACCGGCACCTGCCACAAGATGCACCTGCCCAGCATTTTCCTGAACGCCTACGCCATCAAGGACAAGGGCGTGAACACCATCGCGATCGTCTCCGTCAACGATGCCTTCGTCATGAACGCCTGGAAGCGCGACACCGACCAGCGCGACGAGGCGGTGTTCCTGGCCGACGGCAATGCCGACTTCACCAAGGCGATCGGCATGGAGCTCGACGCTTCCGGCAACGGCCTCGGCATCCGCTCCCACCGCTATTCGATGCTGGTGGAAGACGGCGTAGTCAAGAAGCTCAACAAGGAGCCGGCCCCCGGCAAGGTCGAAGTCTCCGGCGGCGATACGCTGCTGGGTCAGCTCTGATCGCCGATTAGAGCCGATTATATCCACGAACGACGTCATGCCCGGGCAGAAGCGCGAAGCGCGTCTTCGCGCTAGGTGTCCCGGGCATCCACGTTTGGGGACCCCGTGAAAGAGAAGTCGTGGATGGCTGGATCAAGCCGGCCATGACGGAGAGCTAGAGGCGTAGCAACCAGTAGCTCCTCATGGTGAGGAGGCGCGCAGCGCCGTCTCGAACCATGTGGCCCGTGGCCATCCTTCGAGACGCCGCTTCGCGGCTCCTCAGGATGAGGGCCTCAATCACCCTACGAATCCTACGCCTTCAACTTCGCCATCGCCACGCCCTCGCGCGCCAACTGGTCGGCGCGCTCGTTTTCGTCGTGGCCGGCGTGGCCCTTGATCCAGTGCCAGTTCACCTGATGCGGTTTTAGCGCGGCGTCGAGGCGCTGCCAGAGGTCGACGTTCTTGACCGGCTTCTTGTCCGAGGTGCGCCAGCCGTTTCGCTTCCAGCCATGGATCCAGCCGGTGATGCCCTGGCGCACATACTGGCTGTCGGTGGTGAGGTCGACGACGCAGGGCTTCTTCAGTGCCTCCAGCGCCGAGATCGCGGCCATCAGCTCCATGCGGTTGTTGGTGGTGTGCGCCTCGCCGCCCTTCAATTCCTTTTCGGTGTCGCCGAATTTAAGGATCGCGCCCCAGCCGCCCGGCCCGGGATTACCCGAGCAGGCGCCGTCGGTGAACACCGTGACGTGAGGCAATTCGCTCAAGCGACGCATCCCGGCTGCGTCAGGCCGTAATCGCGCACACTCTCGACGCCCTGGTGGAAGCGCAGCTTGCGGACATATTCCAGCGGGTCTTTCGGCTTCACCAGCGCACCCGGCGGCACGTTGAGGAAGTCGACCAGCCGCGTCAGCAGAAAGCGTAGCGCGGCGCCGCGCGCCAGCAACGGCAAGGCCTCCTGCTCGGCCTCGGACAATTTTCGCTCGCGGCCATAAGCGTTGAGCAGCGCGCGTGCCTTGGTGACGTTGAAGGAATGATCCGGCTCGAAGCACCAGGCATTGAGGCAGATCGCGACGTCGTAGGCCAGGATGTCGTTGCAGGAGAACGGAAAGTCGATCAGCCCCGACAATTTGTCGCCGAGGAAAAAGACATTATCCGGAAACAGGTCGGCATGGATGACACCGACCGGCAGGTCCACCGGCCAGCGCGTCTCGAGGTGATCGAGTTCGCGCGCGATGAAGTCGCGCAAACCAGGCTGGACGCTGTCGGCGCGCGGGGCGGAGAGATCGAACAGCGGCCGCCAGCCCTCGACCGACAGCGTGTTCTTGCGAAACAGCGGAAAGTCGCGCCCCGCCAGATGCATTTTGGCGAGCGCCTCGCCGACCCCGGCGCAATGGGCGGCGTTCGGCCGCCGCGGCCACACGCCCTCGAGGAAATTGATGATCGCCGCCGGCCGTTCGGCGAGCCAGCTATAGACCTCGCCTTTGCGGTTCTTCGCCGGCTGCGGGCAACGCACGCCGCGCTCGGCCAGATGCGCCATCAGCGAGAGGAAATACGGCAGGTCATCCAGCGC harbors:
- a CDS encoding peroxiredoxin, with the protein product MTISVGDKLPEAKFRVMTAEGPQVKTTDDIFKGKKVALFAVPGAYTGTCHKMHLPSIFLNAYAIKDKGVNTIAIVSVNDAFVMNAWKRDTDQRDEAVFLADGNADFTKAIGMELDASGNGLGIRSHRYSMLVEDGVVKKLNKEPAPGKVEVSGGDTLLGQL
- a CDS encoding long-chain fatty acid--CoA ligase, producing the protein MERIWLKQYPAGVPADIDVAQYSSLVELLEESFAKFSDRKAFICMDKSISYRDLDEMSAALGAYLQSKGLQKGARVALMMPNVLQYPVSTAAVLRAGYAVVNVNPLYTPRELEHQLKDSGAEAIVVLENFATTVQQVIARTAVKHVIVGSMGDLLGLKGMIVNLVVRKVKKMVPAYNIPGAVSFNEALAAGRGMKLNKPQLTRDDVAFLQYTGGTTGVSKGATLLHKNILANVLQNDAWLQPALKKPPIVDQMVIVCALPLYHIFALTACYLLGVRTGGTNLLIPNPRDMAGFVKELAKYQVSFFPAVNTLYNGLLNTPGFDKLDFSKLKISNGGGMATQKPVAEKWLKTTGCALSEGYGLSETSPTLTCNRADIEQFSGTIGLPVPSTYLSIRDDDGNEVPIGEAGEICAKGPQVMAGYWQRPEETANVMTADGYFRTGDIGVMDADGYTKIVDRKKDMILVSGFNVYPNEIEEVIASHPGVLECAVIGVQDAKSGEAVKAFIVKKDPNVTPEEIIKYCGTQLTAYKVPKQIEFRADLPKTNVGKILRRELRDEKKAAA
- a CDS encoding DUF924 family protein, coding for MTETDVAPAGILAFWRDAGPDRWYTRDDDFDAGVRGRYLGLWQRAVAGELASWETSDDGALALVIVLDQFPRNMFRGSSKTYASDALARDVARRAIARCVDTRIDPGLREFLYLPFMHSEELADQMRCIELLQRAGLAESAKWAEHHADIIRRFGRFPHRNGMLGRANTADEQAFLDEGGFSP
- a CDS encoding homoserine kinase, producing MAVYTDVAAEDLAEFLKGYDIGELLSYKGIAEGVENSNFLLHATKGAYILTLYEKRVALDDLPYFLSLMAHLAERGVRCPQPAKNRKGEVYSWLAERPAAIINFLEGVWPRRPNAAHCAGVGEALAKMHLAGRDFPLFRKNTLSVEGWRPLFDLSAPRADSVQPGLRDFIARELDHLETRWPVDLPVGVIHADLFPDNVFFLGDKLSGLIDFPFSCNDILAYDVAICLNAWCFEPDHSFNVTKARALLNAYGRERKLSEAEQEALPLLARGAALRFLLTRLVDFLNVPPGALVKPKDPLEYVRKLRFHQGVESVRDYGLTQPGCVA
- the rnhA gene encoding ribonuclease HI, which codes for MRRLSELPHVTVFTDGACSGNPGPGGWGAILKFGDTEKELKGGEAHTTNNRMELMAAISALEALKKPCVVDLTTDSQYVRQGITGWIHGWKRNGWRTSDKKPVKNVDLWQRLDAALKPHQVNWHWIKGHAGHDENERADQLAREGVAMAKLKA